A segment of the Halococcus agarilyticus genome:
AACATCGAGAATGAGTATCTTTCCAAGAGATTTATAGAATACAAAACAAGCAGCACCTCGCATTCAAATTCTCTCGAAGAAATGGGACAAATTTCGGCGTATTTTGGCTTTATCCATTCTCTATTGCTTTCAGAAATGCGAGATAAAGATAATGTGCGATTTCTAAGGACCTACGTGCGTCTGTTAGAATTCCGAGCCGAGCGAGCAATTCGTATGGAGAACCATCATGTTTTTGGAGAAGATATACCTACAGCTAATGACGAGAGTAGTTCAGCATCCACGCAGTTTTGGAATTCTTTTCTATTTACTATAAAATATGTTGATAATACAGAGATTTATCGCGAAATTCTCGACAACTATCTCGATGCTGTACTGAAATCGATCATGGAAAATGAGAGGTACATGCGTATGTATAGTGACATACCTAGCAGGGAAGATAGGACGAAGTATGAAGACCAACGTGTTAGATGGGGAAGAATTATTGAGAATCATTATAATGAGTTACTTCGAGAAATGCACCGATATTGCACAAATATAGATTTGGACGAAGGTTCAGAAGTTATATCAGCATTTGACTGGAGTATGAGTAGATTGGCGGGGGAAATACTTGAGTCGAATGGAGGAATTGAATTACGGAAGCGACTGCTATCAAACCTGACGTACTACCATGGTATGATCTGCATAATAGGGCATGAATATGAAGGATATGTTTTCACATCCTACTTGGATGTGACGGTTCTATATGAAAGGGTCAAAGAAGAAGATGATGAAATATCCGACGAGAATATAGAGTTGATTATGCTAGTGTTAGATCGAATTGAGGAATACATTAACGCACTTGATGATATAGACCGCTATATGGACGTATTTTCGTCGATATCTTTAGAGGCATATGAAAGTAACCCAGGTATAATAGAACGAATTGTTGATATATCAATAGACTACCTAGAAAGCCATGAAGGTGACGACCTGAATCTCACCCCAGTAATTGAGAAAGCAATAGAGGAATTTGAGCCGGAACTATCTGCTGATACAGTCGAAAGAATTGAGTGCGTACTTAACGACCAAGATGACAGATAAAAACAATCTATGAAAGAAAATATCAATCGGCAAATAAAGCATGTGATAGAGGTTCTACGAAAGTCTCGCCGGATAATACTCGGAAGAGCATCGACAGCTACCTCCATACGTACTAGAGGACATACAGAAATCTACCGCCAGAACGCATTATGCGTTTCTAGATTGGAATTTCTATCGGTCTATTAGTGGATTGTAGAACGAAACGCCATGTTCCTCGGTTCACAGCTCGCGGGCTTCTGGGGCGATTGCACACCCCACACCACTCCCGACGGCGCGTAGCTCAACAGAAGTTCTGAGTGGCGTACACCCGCGTCCGGCCGTCCTGGCGCTCGACGTACACGCCGATCGCCTCCTGACGCCAGTAGGACTTGAGGAGGTTCTCCCGGTGGCTCGTGGAGTTCATCCAGCCGTTCACGATCCCCTGGGCGAGCTCCTCGGGCGTCTCGTAGCGCACCGACCGATCGTCCATCCGCACCGGCGCGTCGTAGTAGGTGTAGAGGATGTTCTCGCCGCCGGTCGCGTACTGGAACCCGCCCGCGGGAACGCGACACCGGTAGTTGAACTTCGCGTAGCGATCGCCGAGCGTCTCGCCCTCGGGGCCGACGTGGGCGAAGTAGTTGCGCTCGGCCATGTCGGCGCTGTGATACCGGGCGACCGGGCGGAGCTCCGTGTCGAACGCGAGTTCGGATCGGTTGTGCTCTGCGCGCTCCTCGTTGACCTCCTCGTGGACGAGATACTCGAGCCTGGTACCGTTGAGTTCGCTCGGGTCCGAACGCGGGACCTCCGGTACGCTCGCGTTGCCGGCGGCGTCCGCGCCCTCGACCCCACTGACACCGCCGACGCCACCGAGCCTGCCGAGGTCGTCGATCCCATCGCCAGCGGCGTCACCGATCCCACGCACGTCCTCGCCCAGCTCGTCGGCCGAGGTCGGGAGATCGGCCCCGCCGAACGCGAACCCGGCAGCGAGACCGACGACCGCGACCACGAACGCGAGCCGGAGGACCACCGAGACCACCCACGCGAGCAGCCTCGCGAGCGAGCGAAGCATCGGTTCGGACTTCGCTCCCGGAGAGTATGTATCTGTCCGTGGGGCGCGGCCGAACTATCCGACGATCGAGCGGCCGGTGGCCGGATCGGCGGCCGGGCTACTGCGCCGATCAGATCGCGAGCACGCCGGGGTCGATCCCGTCGGTCGGACTGTTCCGTCGCCACCGGACGGGACCGTCGACGGGATCGACGCGCTCGTCGGGGCCACACGAGCCGGCGAACAGCACCACGAGACAGTAGATCGACGATCGATCGCGGTCCGCCTCGTCGCCGACGCCGACCATCGAGATCCGCTCGACGCCCTCGATCTCACAGTCGATCCCGGTCGCCTCGCGCACGTTCCGGACGGCCCCCTCCTCCAGGGATTCGTCGGGGTCGACCCGGCCGCGCGGGGCGGCCCACTCGTCGCGGCGATCGCGCACGAGGAGGACCTCGTCGTCGTCGTTCGTGACCCGCACCCCCGCCGCGGCGCGCTCGTCGGCCGCGACGTCCGCGATCCGTTCGTAGCGCTCCGCCGGCACCGCCCAGCTCGCCTGGTGGACCGAGTCCGACCCGTACTCGTCGGTCAACCGACCGAGCTGGTCTTCGACCCACTGCTCCGAGCGACCGGCGACGTCCATGCCCCACCGTTTCCCGCGACCGGAATAAATCCGATGCATCCTTCATCGCCGAGTCGTATCGACCCGATCCGGCGTTTTCGTTCGTTTCAGCCGATTTCGGGCCACGGAGCCCATCGCTCACGACCGCCGGGGCGAACAGGTTAGACGTGCTCGTCGAGGAATCGGGTGATCGCGGTATAGGCCTCGATCCGGTTCTCGCGCTTCGTGATCCCGTGGCCCTCGTCCTCGAACAGCAGCTTCTCGACGGGGACACCCTGCTCGCGGACGCGTTCGACGATCTGCTCGGCTTCGCCGACCGGCACTCGGGGGTCGTTCTCGCCGTGGAGCACGAACAGCGGCGCGTCGATCCGGTCGGCACGGTGGATCGGACTGATCGATTCGAGGAGGTCGCGGTCCGCCTCAAGCGAGCCGTACTCGGCCTCGCGGAGTTCGCGCCGCCACGGCCCGGTGTTTTCGAGGAAGGTGACGAAGTTCGCGATCCCCACGATGTCGACGCCCGCCGCCCAGAGGTCGGGGTACTCCGTGAGCGCCGCGAGCGTCATGAACCCGCCGTAGGAGCCACCCATCACTACAATTCGGTCGGGGTCCACGGGTGAGCGGTCGGCGAGCCACTCGACGCCCGCCTCGATGTCGGCGACCGAATCCATCCGCTTTTCCACGTCGTCGAGGTGGGTGTACGCCTTGCCGTAGCCCGACGAGCCACGCACGTTCGGCTCGAACACCGCGTACCCCTGATCGAGGAGGTACTGCGTGACGGGGCTGAACCGTGGCCGGCGCTGGCTCTCGGGGCCACCGTGGATGTCGACGACCACCGGCGTGTCGCCCGCCGCGGGGTCGGTGGGCAGCGAGAAGAAGGCGGGAATCTCCCGGCCGTCGAAGCTCTCGAAGTGGACGAGCTCCGAGCCGTAGAATCGATCGTCCGACAACCCGGCGGTCGAGGCGTGCGTCCAGCGCTCGCTCTCGCCGGACGCGATGTCGACGACGTGGACGTTCGGGTTCTCGCGCGGACTCGTCACCGTGACCGCAAAGCGCTCGGCGTCGTCGTCGAACTCGATCGCGCCCGCGAGACCGTCGGGGAGATCGGGCGTCGGGAACGTCTCGATCTCCGTCTCGCCGGCGAGTCGCGCGACCGTGAGATCGGTGTAGCCGTCGACGTTGCGCCCGTAGACCAGCCGGCCGGTGTCCCCATCGAGCGTGAACCGATCGACGTTCCACTCCGAATCGTCGACGACCGGTTCGACTTCCAGACTGCCGAGATCGAGCCGTGCGAGCGAGAGGGTGTCGCCGTCGCGATCGGTCAGACAGTAGAGCGCGTCGCCGTCCGGTCCCCACTCCGTCCCGAGGAAGCGCGCGTCGCCCTCGTGGGGCGTGACGTGCTCGAACGATCCGGTGTCGAGATCGAGCACGTGGAGATCCTGATCGAAGCTCGAATGGGCTTCGCTCACGACGAGGCGGTCGTCGGCGGGGGCGAAGCCGGGGATGGAGAGCCAGCCGTCGCCCTCGTGGACCAGCTCGGCGTCGTCGCCGGTCGCGTCGCGCGCCTGGGTGTAGACGTCGAACACCGACTCGTCGCGCCGGTTCGAGGTGAACGCGAAGCGCTCGCCGTCGTGACTCCAGCCGCCCCATCTGTGTTTGGCTGCGGGACGGTCGGTGAGCGCCGTCACCGAGCGCTCGGGATCGAGCCGGTAGAACTGGACGCGCTCGTTGCCGCCCTCGTCCCGTCCGAAGAGCAGTTCGTCGCGCGTCGGCGAAAACGACGCAAAGGTGACGCGCTCGTCGGCGAACGTTCGCTGCTCGGGCCAGGCCCCGGGTTCGGGAAGCGTCCAGATCTGGGGCGTGCCGGTGGTGTCGAGCAGGAAGGCGAGATCGCCCGACGGCGCGAACGACGCCCCCGACGCGCTCCGGACGTTGAGGTAGCGTTCGATGTCGGAAAGCACGGCGGGTGTTCGCGGAGCGCTCACAAACCGTTTCGGATGGGGGAAAACCGGCGGACGTCGGTGGCCGGGCGTCGTGGACGACCTGTTTGCAGCGGTCGGGCCTTCGTACGCCACGACAAGGCAGATAAGGCCGAACGGCGTACTCGCTTCAAGTGATCGAACCGGGCCCGGAGTCGGAACTACTCGACAGGGAGGAGCTGTCCACCATCGAGCAGTGGCTCGCGCCCGCGGTCGGTGTGCTCGTGGTCGTCGTCCTCCTCGCGGGCGTCGGCTTTCTCGTCTCGGGGCTCTTCGACCAGCCCGGTGCGGCCGAAAGCGACTCGTTCGGAGCCGGCCCGGCCGCCAACGGAACGGCTGCGACCATCGCGCCGGCCCAGAACGGGGCCGCGACGACAGCGACCACGCGATCGACGAACGCGATCGCCACGGCCCCAACCACGACACCAGCTGAACGCCCAGCGCCGACAGCAACGACGGTGTCGACCGTGACATCGTCGCCGACACCGTCCCCGACCGCCACAGCCGCCACGTCGCCAACGGCCACACCGACCCCGACGACCACCGAGACGCCAACCCCGACACCGACCGCGACCGCCACGCTGACGGATACCCCGACGGCGACTCCGACGGACACTGCAACGGCAACACGGACTCCCACGCCGACGGCGACTCCGACTGCCACACCGACTCCGACCGCGACACCGACGGCGACGGCAACCGCGACGCCGACAGCTACCGCAACACCCGTGCCGACATCGACTGCCACACCAACCCCGACCTCGACTCCGACCCCCACCGCCACGCCGACCCCGACACCGACGGCAACGGCAACGGCGACGCCGACTCCCACCGAGACGTCGACTCAAACATCGGCTTCGACCGAGACGCAGGCTCGAACCACGACGCCGACGGCAACACCGACGCCGACGGCAACACCGACGCCGACGGCAACACCGACGCCGACTCCCACCGAGACTCCCACGAGCACACCGACCCCGACTCCCACCGCTACGCCGACTCCGACGCCGACCGAGACGACAACGGCCACCGCGACGGCGACGACGACCGCAACGCCGACTCAGGTCCCGGTTCCGACCGAGACGCAGACCCGAGCCACGACACCGACGCCGACCGAGACAGCCACACCGAGCCCCACGTCAACTGAGACGCCGACGACAACGGCGACCGCGGCACCGACGACAACCGCAACATCGACGACAGTAACCGCCACGAGTTCAGTGACATCGGCGACGTCGGTCACTCCATCCACGACGGAGTCGACACGGGCGACAACCGCGACCACGGAGACTGCTGCGACAGCGACGACGCCACCGTCACGGGCGAGCGCCAGGCAGGGCGAGCGAAACGGGACGGCCAACGAGCGCGGACCGCCGACGCGGGCGAACGACGAACGGGCCGACGAACGCGGACCACCGGAACGAGGGGAGGACGACCGAACCGACGAAGTCACGGAAACCGAAGCAGCCGACGAGGAGGAGACGAGCGACGACGAGGAGTGATCGGCGGGAGCCGGCATCCTGCCGGGATCGCTCACCCGACCCGCCGGCCGTGACTCACTCGTCGCGGTCGAACGCGTGGGGCGCGCCCGCCGCCTCGCTCACCCGCACGGCCGCGACGCTCTCGGCGACGTTGTGGACGCGAACGATGTCCGCCCCTCGCTCGGCCGCGAGCGCGCTCGCCGCCACCGTCGCCGGGAGTCGCTCGCCCGCCTCGCTCCCGACGAGTTCGAACATCGACTTGTGGGAGTGACCCACCAGTATGGGGCAGTCGAGCGCGCGGAGCTCCCCGAGCCGGCCGAGCAGCTCGAAGCTCTCCCGGCGACGCTTGCCGAACCCCAGGCCGGGGTCGACGATCACCTGGTCGCGGTCGAGCCCCGCCTGCTCGCACCGTCGGACGAGCGGTTCGAGCTCTCGAACGGTGTCCTCGACCACGTCGTCGTACTCGGGCTCGGCATCGGGATCCACAGGGGTATCCATACTGTGCATCACCACGATCGGGCAGTCGAACTCGGCGGCGACGAAGCGCATCTCGGGATCGTCGAGCCCGGAAACGTCGTTGATGATGTCGGCTCCGGCCGAGAGCGCCGCCCGCGCGACGTCGGCCTTCCGGGTGTCGATCGAGAGCAGCGCGTCGACGTCGGCGATGCGCTCGATCACGGGGACGACCCGGTCACGCTCCTCGGCTATCGACACCGGCTCCGCGCCCGGACGGGTGCTCTCGCCACCGATATCGATCACGTCGGCCCCCGCTGCGACCATCGCCTCGGCCTGCCGGACCGCGGCATCGGTCTCGTCGAACTCGCCACCGTCGTGAAAGCTGTCGGGCGTGACATTCAGAATGCCCATGACGGCGGTGCCCTCGTTCCACGGGTACGTCGGCCCCTCGTCGGCGGGTTCGTCACCGGGGTCGTCCGCCGGCGAACCGATGTCGAGCGCGTGCCCGATATCGGTGGCGAGCGGGCCGAGCCCGTAGGGCTGGGCGTCGAGCTTCGCCACGAGTCGCTTGAACTGGGCGAGCGTGCCCGCGAGCACGACGTCGAGTCGCTCCTCGTGCTGGTCGTTCAGTCCCGAGACCGCACACTCGCCGCCGAGCGAGAGGAGTTCCTCCTTCAGGTACTGCGCCTGACGCGGTCGAACACGAGTCTTCAGCACACGGTGAACGGTTTTCCCCCGCATCCGGTAGACGCCGGGATCGGTGACGTGTGCGCCGGAGAGCACCCGGCGGGCGTCGTCGAGATCGTCGACCCGTTTCGGCACGTCGAGTCGACTCCAGCGGGTTCTGGCCTCTCGCACAGTGTAGAGCGAGCCACAGACCACGACACAGTCGTCGGAATCGGCGGCCGCGATCGCGTCAGCGACCGCGTCGGTGACCGCGTTCCGGTGCTCGACGGCGACGCCCTCGCGCTCGAACGACGTCGCGAGCACGCCCTCGTCCTCCGCGCGGTCGACGTCGGGCTGACAGGTGACGGCGCGATCCGGCGTCGGAAGC
Coding sequences within it:
- a CDS encoding CAP domain-containing protein, whose amino-acid sequence is MLRSLARLLAWVVSVVLRLAFVVAVVGLAAGFAFGGADLPTSADELGEDVRGIGDAAGDGIDDLGRLGGVGGVSGVEGADAAGNASVPEVPRSDPSELNGTRLEYLVHEEVNEERAEHNRSELAFDTELRPVARYHSADMAERNYFAHVGPEGETLGDRYAKFNYRCRVPAGGFQYATGGENILYTYYDAPVRMDDRSVRYETPEELAQGIVNGWMNSTSHRENLLKSYWRQEAIGVYVERQDGRTRVYATQNFC
- a CDS encoding NUDIX domain-containing protein, producing the protein MDVAGRSEQWVEDQLGRLTDEYGSDSVHQASWAVPAERYERIADVAADERAAAGVRVTNDDDEVLLVRDRRDEWAAPRGRVDPDESLEEGAVRNVREATGIDCEIEGVERISMVGVGDEADRDRSSIYCLVVLFAGSCGPDERVDPVDGPVRWRRNSPTDGIDPGVLAI
- a CDS encoding S9 family peptidase, translating into MLSDIERYLNVRSASGASFAPSGDLAFLLDTTGTPQIWTLPEPGAWPEQRTFADERVTFASFSPTRDELLFGRDEGGNERVQFYRLDPERSVTALTDRPAAKHRWGGWSHDGERFAFTSNRRDESVFDVYTQARDATGDDAELVHEGDGWLSIPGFAPADDRLVVSEAHSSFDQDLHVLDLDTGSFEHVTPHEGDARFLGTEWGPDGDALYCLTDRDGDTLSLARLDLGSLEVEPVVDDSEWNVDRFTLDGDTGRLVYGRNVDGYTDLTVARLAGETEIETFPTPDLPDGLAGAIEFDDDAERFAVTVTSPRENPNVHVVDIASGESERWTHASTAGLSDDRFYGSELVHFESFDGREIPAFFSLPTDPAAGDTPVVVDIHGGPESQRRPRFSPVTQYLLDQGYAVFEPNVRGSSGYGKAYTHLDDVEKRMDSVADIEAGVEWLADRSPVDPDRIVVMGGSYGGFMTLAALTEYPDLWAAGVDIVGIANFVTFLENTGPWRRELREAEYGSLEADRDLLESISPIHRADRIDAPLFVLHGENDPRVPVGEAEQIVERVREQGVPVEKLLFEDEGHGITKRENRIEAYTAITRFLDEHV
- the folP gene encoding dihydropteroate synthase — encoded protein: MEFHDAANFLFGLRRYPPKPRLSATRDLLAALDDPHEECAFAQVAGSNGKGSTARMAESILHEAGLDVGLYTSPHLDSIRERVTVNGRTISKAALTEYVETVRPYIVDRATDGDSPTFFETITGLAFWEFARRDVDCAVLEVGIGGQYDATSVVDPVASAVTSVTLEHTDVLGDTVEEIGRDLAHVAPSDGPLVTAATGEARTGIDAVADEVVTVGSGADADVAVTYGGRAGIEGRVALSGADLDVETRLPLVGAHQADNAGVAIPLARHVGSALGVEIDGDDLAQGLRTAYWPGRFEVMGREPLVALDGAHNPGACERLARVLDEFEYDDLHLVFGALADKDHRGMIDALPTPDRAVTCQPDVDRAEDEGVLATSFEREGVAVEHRNAVTDAVADAIAAADSDDCVVVCGSLYTVREARTRWSRLDVPKRVDDLDDARRVLSGAHVTDPGVYRMRGKTVHRVLKTRVRPRQAQYLKEELLSLGGECAVSGLNDQHEERLDVVLAGTLAQFKRLVAKLDAQPYGLGPLATDIGHALDIGSPADDPGDEPADEGPTYPWNEGTAVMGILNVTPDSFHDGGEFDETDAAVRQAEAMVAAGADVIDIGGESTRPGAEPVSIAEERDRVVPVIERIADVDALLSIDTRKADVARAALSAGADIINDVSGLDDPEMRFVAAEFDCPIVVMHSMDTPVDPDAEPEYDDVVEDTVRELEPLVRRCEQAGLDRDQVIVDPGLGFGKRRRESFELLGRLGELRALDCPILVGHSHKSMFELVGSEAGERLPATVAASALAAERGADIVRVHNVAESVAAVRVSEAAGAPHAFDRDE